One Brevibacterium spongiae DNA segment encodes these proteins:
- the priA gene encoding bifunctional 1-(5-phosphoribosyl)-5-((5-phosphoribosylamino)methylideneamino)imidazole-4-carboxamide isomerase/phosphoribosylanthranilate isomerase PriA gives MTDTPNKLVLLPAVDVADGKAVRLVQGEAGTETDYGSPIDAAQDFENRGAEWIHLVDLDAAFGRGSNSDLLNQVVKAVGIKVELSGGIRDTESLERALDTGAERVNIGTAALENPEWTAEMISRFGDQVAIGLDVRGTTLAARGWTKDGGDLYEVLNTLEAAGCSRYVVTDVRKDGTLQGPNVELLKSLAEKTDAPIVASGGVSSLDDLRALRELVPFGVDSAIVGKALYAGKFTLEEALDVAGR, from the coding sequence ATGACAGACACCCCGAACAAGCTCGTCCTCCTTCCCGCAGTCGACGTCGCCGACGGCAAGGCCGTCCGCCTCGTCCAGGGTGAAGCCGGCACCGAAACCGACTACGGCTCACCCATCGACGCGGCTCAGGACTTCGAGAACAGGGGAGCGGAGTGGATCCACCTCGTCGACCTCGACGCCGCCTTCGGTCGCGGTTCGAACTCGGACCTGCTCAACCAGGTCGTCAAGGCCGTCGGCATCAAGGTCGAACTCTCCGGCGGCATCCGTGACACCGAGAGCCTCGAACGCGCGCTCGACACCGGTGCCGAGCGCGTGAACATCGGCACCGCCGCTCTGGAGAACCCGGAGTGGACCGCCGAGATGATCTCCCGCTTCGGCGACCAGGTCGCCATCGGCCTCGACGTGCGCGGCACCACCCTGGCAGCTCGCGGCTGGACGAAGGACGGAGGAGATCTCTACGAAGTCCTCAACACCCTCGAAGCTGCCGGCTGCTCCCGCTACGTCGTCACCGATGTGCGCAAGGACGGCACCCTGCAGGGGCCGAACGTCGAACTGCTCAAGTCCCTGGCTGAGAAGACCGACGCCCCGATCGTCGCCTCCGGAGGTGTCTCGAGCCTCGATGACCTGCGCGCCCTGCGCGAGCTCGTGCCCTTCGGCGTCGACTCCGCGATCGTGGGCAAGGCCCTCTACGCCGGCAAGTTCACCCTGGAAGAAGCCCTCGACGTCGCAGGACGGTGA
- the hisH gene encoding imidazole glycerol phosphate synthase subunit HisH, giving the protein MTTVAVLDYGAGNVRSAVRAVAAAGAEVTLTADHDVINDSDGLLVPGVGAFSAVMRGLENVGGVELIRARHEQGRPLLGICVGLQVFFARGEEHGVKTEGIGLWEGAVTGLNAPVVPHMGWSKISAPEDSQMFAGIRDERFYFVHSYAATQAPAGTTVTTARHGSDFIAAVEDGSTWAAQFHPEKSAEAGARLLRNWLDTFSTGPLSS; this is encoded by the coding sequence ATGACGACGGTCGCGGTCCTCGACTACGGGGCAGGCAACGTCCGCTCCGCCGTGCGCGCGGTCGCCGCCGCCGGCGCCGAGGTGACGCTGACTGCCGATCATGACGTCATCAACGACTCCGACGGACTCCTCGTCCCCGGCGTGGGGGCCTTCTCCGCCGTGATGCGAGGGCTTGAGAACGTGGGAGGCGTCGAACTCATCCGCGCCCGCCACGAACAGGGCCGTCCCCTGCTGGGCATCTGCGTGGGCCTGCAGGTGTTCTTCGCCCGCGGTGAGGAACACGGGGTGAAGACCGAGGGAATCGGCCTGTGGGAGGGCGCCGTCACCGGCCTCAACGCCCCGGTCGTCCCGCATATGGGATGGTCCAAGATCAGCGCTCCGGAGGACTCGCAGATGTTCGCCGGAATCCGCGATGAGCGCTTCTACTTCGTCCACTCCTATGCTGCGACGCAGGCACCTGCCGGGACCACGGTCACGACAGCCCGTCACGGCAGCGACTTCATCGCCGCCGTCGAGGACGGCTCGACCTGGGCCGCACAGTTCCATCCCGAGAAGTCCGCCGAGGCGGGAGCGCGGCTGCTGCGCAACTGGCTCGACACGTTCTCTACCGGCCCGCTCAGCTCCTGA
- the hisB gene encoding imidazoleglycerol-phosphate dehydratase HisB has translation MRQAQNSRTTSESTVSVSVNLDGTGTSNISTSVPFFDHMLTALSKHSMIDLDVTATGDTHIDVHHTVEDTSIVLGQTLREALGDKVGIRRYGFAAVPLDEALTQCVVDVSGRPYFVHEGEPEGQQYHLIGGHFTGSMTSHSLESIAFHGGLTVHLDLVRGRDPHHIVEAQFKAFARALREAVEEDPRSNSVPSTKGVL, from the coding sequence ATGAGGCAGGCCCAGAACTCACGCACCACGTCTGAGTCCACGGTGTCCGTGTCCGTCAATCTCGACGGCACCGGCACTTCGAACATCTCGACCAGCGTGCCGTTCTTCGACCATATGCTCACTGCCCTGTCGAAGCACTCGATGATCGACCTCGACGTCACCGCCACCGGCGATACGCACATCGACGTCCACCACACGGTCGAGGACACCTCGATCGTGCTCGGTCAGACCCTGCGCGAAGCGCTCGGCGACAAGGTCGGCATCCGCCGCTATGGCTTCGCCGCCGTCCCCCTCGACGAGGCTCTAACCCAGTGCGTCGTCGACGTCTCCGGTCGCCCCTACTTCGTCCACGAAGGCGAACCCGAAGGCCAGCAGTACCACCTCATCGGCGGGCACTTCACCGGGTCGATGACCTCCCACTCGCTCGAATCCATCGCCTTCCACGGAGGACTGACCGTCCACCTCGACCTCGTGCGCGGCCGCGACCCGCACCACATCGTCGAAGCCCAGTTCAAGGCCTTCGCCCGTGCCCTGCGCGAAGCCGTAGAAGAAGACCCCCGCAGCAATTCCGTTCCCAGCACCAAGGGAGTCCTGTGA
- a CDS encoding histidinol-phosphate transaminase — protein sequence MGNIESLPVRSDLAGLKPYGAPHLDVPVQLNVNENAYPLPGVVVDSMRAAVNDHFAGLNRYPDREFTALREHFVTYLNGVNERAGDTVALDPSMIWAANGSNEVLSHIVQAFGGPGRTVLGFTPSYSMHPLITTGTGAQWQHVDRKDDFTLDAETVAAEVAAANPDIVFLCTPNNPTGTSIGLDVIEAAYENCSGIVIVDEAYAEFSRPAKSSAMTLLEGRPRLVVSRTMSKAFACAGLRLGYAIAAPELIDTLRLVRLPYHLSEITQVLACTALEHADVLLGNVDRLIDSRNRMSTHLAAAGFTVHDSDSNFVLFGNISSPADLWQKLLDRGVLVRDIGIAGHARVNAGTEEETDAFLTAIDDILAESPDILAERPTSTPPSSSAPTKGTP from the coding sequence GTGGGAAATATCGAATCTCTGCCAGTGCGTTCTGACCTTGCCGGACTCAAGCCCTATGGGGCTCCGCACCTCGACGTGCCGGTCCAGCTCAACGTCAATGAGAACGCCTATCCTCTCCCCGGGGTCGTCGTCGACAGCATGCGCGCTGCCGTCAATGATCACTTCGCCGGACTCAATCGCTATCCGGATCGTGAGTTCACCGCACTGCGCGAACACTTCGTCACCTACCTGAATGGGGTCAACGAACGCGCAGGAGACACCGTCGCGCTCGATCCTTCGATGATCTGGGCGGCGAACGGGTCGAACGAAGTCCTCAGCCACATCGTCCAGGCCTTCGGCGGGCCCGGGCGCACAGTGCTCGGTTTCACCCCTTCGTACTCGATGCACCCGCTCATCACGACGGGCACCGGCGCACAGTGGCAGCACGTCGACCGCAAGGACGACTTCACCCTCGACGCCGAGACCGTCGCCGCTGAGGTCGCTGCGGCCAACCCCGACATCGTCTTCCTCTGCACCCCGAACAACCCGACAGGCACCTCGATCGGACTCGACGTCATCGAAGCCGCTTACGAGAACTGTTCGGGCATCGTCATCGTTGATGAGGCCTATGCGGAATTCTCCCGCCCGGCCAAGTCATCGGCGATGACCCTGCTGGAAGGGCGCCCCCGCCTCGTCGTCTCCCGCACCATGAGCAAGGCCTTCGCCTGCGCGGGACTGCGCTTGGGCTACGCGATCGCCGCTCCCGAACTCATCGACACCCTCCGCCTCGTCCGACTGCCCTACCACCTGTCCGAGATCACGCAGGTCCTCGCCTGCACCGCACTCGAACACGCAGACGTGCTGCTGGGCAACGTCGACAGACTCATCGACTCCCGCAACCGGATGTCGACCCACCTCGCCGCCGCGGGCTTCACCGTCCACGACAGCGATTCGAACTTCGTGCTCTTCGGCAACATCTCCTCACCGGCAGACCTGTGGCAGAAGCTGCTCGACCGCGGTGTGCTCGTCCGCGACATCGGCATCGCCGGCCACGCCCGAGTCAATGCCGGCACCGAAGAGGAGACCGACGCGTTCCTGACCGCGATCGACGACATCCTCGCGGAGTCCCCGGACATCCTCGCCGAACGACCAACATCCACACCCCCGTCATCCTCCGCCCCGACGAAAGGCACCCCATGA
- a CDS encoding LysM peptidoglycan-binding domain-containing protein, translated as MSAQNTGLRLTTRGRQAVRLLRTLLIALVVIGGALLLATQSFSAAAVAEPESDSIGIDAEAVVVGEGESLWTVASNLGIDRDTRDVVADIVEINHLSTPTVHPGQTLDVPVR; from the coding sequence ATGTCTGCACAGAACACCGGGCTGCGCCTGACCACTCGTGGACGCCAGGCGGTTCGCCTTCTTCGGACCCTGCTCATTGCTCTCGTCGTCATCGGCGGAGCGCTCCTCCTCGCCACCCAGTCGTTCTCGGCCGCGGCGGTCGCCGAACCGGAATCTGACAGCATCGGCATCGACGCCGAGGCGGTCGTCGTCGGTGAGGGCGAGTCCCTGTGGACCGTGGCCTCGAACCTCGGGATCGACCGCGACACCCGCGATGTCGTGGCCGATATCGTCGAGATCAACCATCTGTCGACCCCGACCGTCCACCCCGGCCAGACCCTCGACGTCCCCGTCCGCTGA
- the lexA gene encoding transcriptional repressor LexA, producing MVQNKRGRGRPRNEDVASEIAAARSDDEEIQIPEGSTGEGDFRLTPRQRLVLETIERAVVTNGYPPSMREIGKAAGLASLSSVAHQLSQLERLGYVRRDPKRPRAIEVVNPFEEEEAERAKYEELANNTVQVPVVGRIAAGGPILAEQEVDDVFSLPTQVVGSGEMFLLKVVGDSMIEAAICHDDWVVVRKQHTADNGQIVAALLDGEATVKTLKRKAGEQWLMPQNENYEPIDGTYAQIMGLVVAVIRRL from the coding sequence ATGGTTCAGAACAAACGAGGCAGAGGACGGCCTCGCAACGAAGATGTTGCCAGCGAGATCGCTGCCGCCCGCAGCGACGACGAAGAGATCCAGATCCCTGAGGGTTCGACCGGCGAAGGCGACTTCCGCCTCACCCCACGCCAGCGTCTCGTGCTCGAGACCATCGAACGTGCCGTCGTGACCAACGGCTACCCGCCGAGCATGCGTGAGATCGGCAAGGCCGCCGGACTCGCCTCACTCTCGAGCGTCGCCCACCAGCTCTCCCAACTCGAACGTCTCGGCTACGTTCGTCGCGACCCGAAGCGCCCGCGCGCCATCGAGGTCGTCAATCCGTTCGAAGAGGAAGAGGCGGAGCGCGCGAAGTACGAGGAGCTTGCCAACAACACTGTGCAGGTTCCCGTCGTCGGACGCATCGCCGCCGGTGGTCCGATCCTGGCCGAACAGGAAGTCGACGACGTCTTCTCGCTGCCGACCCAGGTCGTCGGCTCGGGTGAGATGTTCCTGCTCAAGGTCGTCGGTGATTCGATGATCGAAGCCGCCATCTGCCACGACGACTGGGTGGTCGTGCGCAAGCAGCACACCGCGGACAACGGTCAGATCGTCGCCGCCCTGCTCGACGGCGAGGCGACGGTGAAGACGCTCAAGCGCAAGGCCGGCGAGCAGTGGCTGATGCCGCAGAACGAGAACTACGAACCGATCGACGGCACCTACGCGCAGATCATGGGTCTCGTCGTCGCGGTCATCCGCCGCCTCTGA
- a CDS encoding ATP-dependent DNA helicase, with translation MKAVDDLLESAVGAIGGSPREGQQEMAQAVASAVDKGIHLLVQAGTGTGKSLAYLVPAAEYVTRTGGKVVVSTATLALQTQIIHRDLPRLFKAVKKDLDPLPRAALLKGRRNYVCKHKLSGGYPDEGEGMLFDLGADAEAGRRPTERSGLGEEIQRIRTWEKTTDTGDRDDLLPGVSDRAWSQVSVNAFDCLGSNCPLFTECFAEIARNKAAEADIVVTNHALLAIDAFGESNVLPEHDVIIIDEAHELKDRVTSALSGQINTSMLSAATSSVRKHTTVQDGVVALLDSAAAALERAQSSVPEGLILHMSEALGLALAQIRDSARQIINDIGGKTEDADAGRQMAKARCQEIFELAERFCEPGKNDVIWLSRSTFREKETTNLVVAPLSVAGTMRNGIFEESTVVATSATLSLGGNFDAVAASLGLFGPDAPKWDSLDVGSPFDYGKQGILYVASHLPKPGRSGLSEEALTELEELVKASNGGALGLFSSRAAANAAAEHLRNKVDFPILLQGDDGLPALVSQFTADDQTCLFGTMSLWQGVDVPGRTNRLVIIDRLPFPRPDDPLMQARARDADQRGVNGFMAVSATHAALRLAQGAGRLIRSTDDRGVVAVLDSRLRSARYAGFLVNSMPRMWPTTNAQLVRTSLARLAETDEG, from the coding sequence GTGAAAGCCGTCGACGACCTCCTCGAATCCGCCGTCGGGGCCATCGGCGGATCGCCGCGTGAAGGTCAGCAGGAGATGGCCCAAGCGGTCGCTTCGGCGGTGGACAAGGGCATCCACCTCCTTGTGCAGGCCGGCACCGGAACGGGAAAGTCCCTGGCCTACCTCGTGCCCGCGGCCGAGTACGTCACCCGCACCGGCGGGAAGGTCGTCGTCTCGACGGCGACCCTGGCTCTGCAGACGCAGATCATCCACCGTGATCTCCCGCGTCTGTTCAAGGCTGTGAAGAAGGACCTCGATCCGCTGCCGCGGGCGGCGCTGCTCAAGGGACGCCGGAACTATGTGTGCAAGCACAAGCTCTCCGGCGGCTACCCCGACGAAGGTGAGGGGATGCTCTTCGACCTCGGTGCCGACGCCGAGGCGGGTCGCAGACCCACCGAACGTTCGGGCCTGGGGGAGGAGATCCAGCGGATCCGCACCTGGGAGAAGACCACCGATACCGGCGACCGCGATGACCTCCTGCCCGGCGTCAGTGACCGCGCCTGGTCACAGGTGTCGGTCAACGCCTTCGACTGCCTCGGCTCGAACTGCCCCCTGTTCACCGAATGCTTCGCCGAGATCGCCCGGAACAAAGCCGCCGAGGCGGACATCGTCGTGACCAACCATGCCCTGCTGGCCATCGATGCCTTCGGCGAATCGAACGTGCTGCCCGAACACGACGTCATCATCATCGACGAGGCCCACGAACTCAAAGACCGGGTGACCAGCGCCCTGTCCGGGCAGATCAATACATCCATGCTCTCGGCCGCGACGAGCTCGGTGCGCAAACATACAACCGTCCAGGACGGCGTCGTGGCTCTCCTCGACTCCGCAGCAGCCGCCCTCGAACGGGCCCAGTCCTCGGTGCCCGAAGGCCTCATCCTCCACATGAGCGAGGCACTCGGCCTGGCATTGGCGCAGATCCGTGACTCCGCGCGGCAGATCATCAACGACATCGGCGGCAAGACCGAAGACGCCGACGCCGGCCGGCAGATGGCCAAGGCCCGCTGTCAGGAGATCTTCGAACTCGCCGAACGCTTCTGCGAGCCGGGCAAGAACGACGTCATCTGGCTGTCACGCTCGACCTTCCGAGAGAAGGAGACGACGAACCTCGTCGTTGCACCCCTGAGCGTAGCCGGAACCATGCGCAATGGGATCTTCGAGGAATCCACCGTCGTGGCCACCTCGGCGACCTTGTCCCTGGGCGGGAACTTCGATGCGGTCGCAGCGTCCTTGGGACTCTTCGGACCCGATGCTCCGAAGTGGGACAGCCTCGACGTCGGCTCACCCTTCGACTATGGGAAGCAGGGCATCCTCTACGTCGCCTCCCACCTGCCCAAGCCCGGACGCAGCGGGCTGAGCGAGGAGGCTCTCACCGAACTCGAGGAACTCGTCAAGGCCTCGAACGGCGGGGCGCTGGGACTCTTCTCCTCCCGCGCGGCGGCGAATGCCGCGGCCGAACACCTGCGGAACAAGGTCGACTTCCCGATCCTTCTCCAAGGCGACGACGGTCTGCCTGCCCTCGTCTCCCAGTTCACCGCCGACGACCAGACGTGCCTCTTCGGCACCATGTCGCTGTGGCAGGGCGTCGACGTGCCGGGCCGGACGAACCGGTTGGTCATCATCGACCGGCTGCCGTTCCCGCGCCCCGACGACCCGCTCATGCAGGCCCGCGCCAGGGACGCCGATCAGCGCGGAGTCAACGGTTTCATGGCCGTGTCCGCCACTCATGCCGCTCTGCGATTGGCACAGGGGGCCGGGCGTCTCATCCGTTCGACCGATGACAGGGGAGTGGTGGCAGTGCTCGACTCACGGCTGCGCTCGGCGCGGTACGCCGGATTCCTCGTCAACTCGATGCCGCGGATGTGGCCGACGACAAACGCTCAGCTCGTCCGCACCAGCCTGGCCCGTCTCGCCGAAACCGATGAGGGCTGA
- the hflX gene encoding GTPase HflX has product MTSEDKERRNAMLDRVLSRGAQALDDHNTTHEDDQFDLAERAALTRVAGLSTELEDITEVEYRQVRLERVVLAGIWNTTQAEAENSIRELAALAETAGSEVLDALIQRRDKPDPGTYLGKGKAAELAEVVAAVGADTVIIDSELAPSQRRGLEDVIKVKVVDRVALILDIFAQHAKSREGKAQVELAQLEYLLPRLRGWGESLSRQAGGRVAGGAGIGSRGPGETKIELDRRRIRTRMSKLRREINAMAPSRETKRKNRARHHVPSVAIVGYTNAGKSSLLNRLTDAEVMVQNALFATLDPTVRQAKTADGITFTYTDTVGFVRNLPHQLVEAFRSTLEEAAGSDLLLHVVDASHPDPHGQIHAVRDVLKDVETGDIPELLVFNKSDLAEEAVITGLRAEYPDAQFVSAVTKEGIDDLVDAIESRLPAPDIDMTVLIPYDRGDLVSKIYALGTVEHESHGVEGTSLQVKVPAEIVDELREFQRPDLVIDE; this is encoded by the coding sequence ATGACGTCTGAAGACAAGGAGCGTCGCAACGCGATGCTCGACCGTGTGCTCTCCCGAGGCGCCCAAGCCCTGGACGACCACAACACCACCCACGAGGACGACCAGTTCGACCTCGCCGAGCGGGCGGCGCTCACCCGTGTGGCCGGACTCTCCACCGAACTCGAAGACATCACCGAGGTCGAATACCGGCAGGTCCGACTCGAACGCGTCGTGCTCGCCGGCATCTGGAACACCACCCAGGCCGAAGCCGAGAACTCGATCCGCGAACTCGCCGCACTGGCCGAGACCGCCGGTTCCGAGGTCCTCGACGCCCTCATCCAACGACGTGACAAACCGGACCCGGGCACCTACCTCGGCAAGGGCAAAGCCGCCGAGCTCGCCGAGGTCGTCGCCGCTGTCGGCGCCGACACCGTGATCATCGACTCCGAACTCGCCCCCAGCCAGAGGCGCGGGCTCGAGGACGTCATCAAGGTCAAGGTCGTCGACCGCGTCGCCCTCATCCTCGACATCTTCGCCCAGCACGCGAAATCCCGCGAAGGCAAGGCCCAGGTCGAACTGGCCCAACTCGAATACCTGCTGCCGCGTCTGCGCGGTTGGGGTGAGTCGTTGTCGAGGCAGGCCGGTGGACGTGTCGCCGGCGGTGCCGGAATCGGCTCCCGCGGCCCCGGTGAGACGAAGATCGAACTCGATCGCCGCCGCATCCGCACCCGCATGTCCAAGCTGCGCCGCGAGATCAACGCCATGGCGCCGTCGCGTGAGACGAAGCGGAAGAACCGCGCCCGCCACCATGTGCCGTCCGTCGCGATCGTCGGATACACGAACGCGGGCAAATCCTCCCTGCTCAACAGGCTCACCGACGCCGAGGTGATGGTGCAGAACGCGCTGTTCGCCACCCTCGACCCGACCGTGCGTCAGGCGAAGACCGCCGACGGCATCACCTTCACCTACACGGACACCGTCGGCTTCGTCCGCAACCTGCCCCACCAGCTCGTCGAAGCCTTCCGCTCGACCCTGGAGGAGGCCGCCGGTTCGGACCTGCTCCTCCACGTCGTCGACGCCTCCCACCCGGACCCGCACGGGCAGATCCACGCGGTCCGCGATGTCCTCAAGGATGTCGAGACCGGGGACATCCCCGAACTCCTCGTGTTCAACAAGTCAGACCTCGCCGAGGAGGCCGTGATCACCGGTCTGCGCGCGGAGTACCCCGACGCGCAGTTCGTCTCCGCCGTGACGAAGGAGGGCATCGACGACCTCGTCGACGCCATCGAATCGAGGCTTCCCGCCCCGGACATCGACATGACGGTGCTCATTCCCTATGACCGCGGTGACCTCGTCTCGAAGATCTACGCCCTGGGCACCGTCGAACACGAATCCCACGGAGTCGAAGGCACGAGCCTGCAGGTGAAGGTGCCCGCTGAAATCGTCGATGAGCTGCGTGAATTCCAGCGTCCGGACCTGGTCATCGACGAGTGA
- a CDS encoding class I SAM-dependent methyltransferase, translating to MSEHYFTESPSSEAKTRELHLDLGGHEVTVETVSGTFSPTRLDLGTAVLLRHLPQPPAGNVLDLGCGWGPIALHTALEAKGAEVDVSVWALDVNSRSLETTAANARRLGLDSIRPVTADEIPADLEFAAIRSNPPIRIGKEALHELLETWLPRLAPGGRADLVVSKNLGADSLQKWIAQMLGDGFTIERTGSSKGFRVLTVHRG from the coding sequence GTGTCAGAGCACTATTTCACCGAATCGCCGAGCAGCGAGGCCAAGACCCGCGAGCTGCACCTCGATCTGGGCGGCCACGAAGTCACCGTCGAAACCGTATCAGGCACGTTCTCACCGACTCGCCTCGACCTCGGCACTGCTGTGCTGCTGCGGCATCTGCCTCAGCCGCCGGCCGGTAATGTCCTCGACCTCGGCTGCGGGTGGGGGCCGATCGCCCTGCACACGGCGTTGGAGGCCAAGGGCGCCGAGGTGGACGTGTCCGTGTGGGCTCTCGACGTGAACTCCCGGTCCCTGGAGACGACCGCGGCGAATGCGCGCCGGCTCGGACTCGATTCGATCCGTCCCGTCACCGCCGATGAGATCCCCGCTGACCTGGAATTCGCTGCCATCCGGTCCAATCCTCCGATCCGTATCGGCAAGGAGGCGCTGCACGAGCTGCTGGAGACGTGGCTGCCGCGTCTGGCACCGGGCGGTCGCGCCGACCTGGTCGTGTCGAAGAATCTCGGCGCCGATTCACTGCAGAAGTGGATCGCCCAGATGCTCGGCGACGGGTTCACCATCGAGCGCACGGGTTCGTCGAAGGGATTCCGCGTCCTCACCGTCCACCGCGGCTGA
- the dapF gene encoding diaminopimelate epimerase, which translates to MSTPDTPFAAWTDAAFLKGHGTQNDFVLISDDDSELEMHPETVATLADRRAGLGADGIIRIVRSAASGIPGAAEQAEAGAEWFMDYYNNDGSLSEMCGNGVRVFAHALVTSGRVPADARDILVGTRDGIKTVRTTLNPALGVQTGDDVVGTGTSGPGSASDAWYTIDMGEWSLDPSSSVLVDTGGIEVARPGLRVATGNPHTVVALAEHSELDAADLRDAPVLDPVPPQGSNVEFIVMEPARSDVAGGEGALRMRVFERGVGETRSCGTGACAAAIAAHHWAGEKSPLQWRVDVPGGQLRIEIDPNPEDTSGRVSLAGPAVLVASGTIS; encoded by the coding sequence ATGAGCACTCCGGATACCCCGTTCGCCGCCTGGACCGATGCCGCCTTCCTCAAAGGACACGGCACGCAGAATGACTTCGTCCTCATCTCCGACGACGACAGCGAACTCGAGATGCACCCGGAGACCGTGGCCACCTTGGCCGATCGGCGGGCCGGGCTCGGCGCCGACGGCATCATCCGCATCGTCCGCTCGGCCGCCAGCGGCATCCCGGGAGCCGCCGAACAGGCCGAAGCCGGAGCCGAATGGTTCATGGACTACTACAACAACGACGGCAGCCTGTCCGAGATGTGCGGCAACGGTGTGCGCGTCTTCGCTCACGCCCTCGTGACCAGCGGTCGCGTCCCGGCAGACGCCCGCGACATCCTCGTCGGCACCCGCGACGGCATCAAAACCGTGCGCACCACCCTCAACCCGGCACTCGGCGTGCAGACCGGCGATGACGTTGTCGGCACCGGCACCTCCGGACCAGGATCGGCCAGCGACGCCTGGTACACGATCGACATGGGCGAATGGTCGCTCGACCCGTCGAGTTCGGTGCTCGTCGACACCGGCGGCATCGAAGTGGCCCGTCCCGGACTGCGCGTGGCCACCGGCAACCCGCACACGGTCGTCGCACTGGCCGAACACTCCGAGCTCGACGCCGCCGATCTGCGCGACGCCCCTGTCCTCGACCCGGTGCCCCCACAGGGCTCGAACGTCGAATTCATCGTCATGGAACCCGCCCGCTCCGATGTGGCCGGGGGAGAGGGTGCCCTGCGCATGCGCGTCTTCGAACGCGGAGTCGGTGAGACCCGCTCCTGCGGCACCGGAGCCTGTGCCGCCGCCATCGCCGCCCACCACTGGGCAGGCGAGAAGTCACCGCTGCAGTGGCGGGTCGATGTTCCCGGAGGTCAGCTGCGCATCGAAATCGACCCGAACCCTGAGGACACCAGCGGACGCGTCAGCCTCGCCGGACCAGCGGTCCTCGTCGCCAGCGGCACCATCAGCTGA